The Ascaphus truei isolate aAscTru1 chromosome 14, aAscTru1.hap1, whole genome shotgun sequence genome segment ccccctctcactattCCTCACTTTCTCTCCCCATTTACCCTTCTCCCTTACCCCTCACTCAAGAAGAAAAGTAACAAATAGCCCAGAAAGCACCAACAATAAGATAATATGTAAGCTGTTCACAATACAGACTCAGGTGGAAAGTGCTTCTCTCTCCCGTCTTTCTCCAATATGTGTCTGTGTTCTCTCTTTTCTGTatgtcccctttctccccctacctgtctgtgtgtgtatatatatatatatatatatatatatatatatatatatatatatatatatatatatacacatacgagtgtgtatatgcatgtatgtatgtgtatatatatatatatatttatatatatatatgtgtgtgtgtgtatatgtatatatgcgtgtgtgtatacaaacacacacatattttaACAATACGTAAATAGAGATGCGTTGCACATATTTTCATGCAGTATGATACATCTCacctctggggttttttttttgttttaaagcaAAGCTTCTTGTCTGCCCCGAAAACAGGCACAGATTTAACAGATAAAAGGGATTTTGTTTCCTTCCCGAAGTTTAATCTGGTGCTGTTatttttgcagaaaaaaaacctttataaaTATGCTTGTTGCTTCCCTTTTGCACCAATTAAACTGGAATTTTGAGAAGGTTTTGTTCATGAAAAcgtgttaaaaaaacaaatatgccAACGGAAATATTTTACCCTCGGCGCAATCATCTTTCGATACTTATATGCGGCGGGAACCTAAATAACTCGGAATAAAAGGGATGGATTTTCACAGCAAACACTTAAGCAAAAAATATGTACGTGAAAGTATGAGGAAAGAGTTATGGTGGGGACGCGGACACACCGCGCTTACCTGCGTTGATGATGGCGTCTACCTCGAGCTTGGTGATGTCACCTCGGAAGAGCGAGATTTTCTCGTTAAGAACTTTGTTCTTGGAATATTTCAACTCGTCTGGGTTTTTGACATTCAGCTCTGCGGGGGAAAGACCGTTATTAGGTCACTTGGGGACCTCAGtgtgactgaccctttaacctatTAACTTACACAACACTGTCATTACTgcaggtcactttgctcctacgtgggactgaccctttaacccattaaacacgtcactgtcattaggtcactttgctcctatgtgggactgatcCTTTAACCTATTATacatcactgtcattaggtcactttgctcctacgtgggactgaccctttaacctattatacatcactgtcattaggtcactttgctcctatgtgggactgaccctataacccaggggtgtgcagcaaacttttctccctgcgctgtcaaatgatgctgtggggtcacgCGACCCGCGGCGGCAAAGACAAATGACAAGgtcgccaaagacaaggtaaggaaagttgcagaggcctcgcacgatccccgggcatttaatttaaatgtcttggggaagagcatgggacctctgtaaccacaTGCTcacccctggaaaatcttgcacccccagtttgcacacccctgctataacccattaaacacatcactgTCGTTAGGACACTTTGCTCCTacctgggactgaccctttaatttACCTTTATTGCAGCTGTAAATCCTACCCCGGATCCTGTCCCATTCCCAAGATTTACAACGTGCATTAATCTTTATTAAAAGCCTTAACGAATGAGGTCATAACGAGCTCAGGGGGTGTGGAGGGAGGCGGGTTCGCACTTTTAAACGCTCTCCTGGCAAATACATGGATGGAATTTGATGCTATCGACCCCTGGAGTCTGCGCTGATTAGATGATGAAGAGGCGATGTGTCAGATTGTAAACATGATTAAAACTTCAGAGACTAATGAGCACGAAGCTGCAATGGGACCAATGTATATATGATAGAATTAtactgtgtactgtgtgtgtgtactcacaaacacacacatacacacacacttgcatatACCAGGGTCTTGTATATGCCAGAATCCCCATTCACCTGATGAACATAACAAGGATTAAGCACTTGATTCCCCCAGAGGATCTCTCTATGCTGGTTCCTGTCTGTGTCTTCATGTCGGCAATGCACTTTATCTGGGTCTTCCTGAAGGAGTGGTGCCACCTGCAGCTTGCGCAGAATGTTGCAGCCAGGTTAACAAAtcaaacctgttcctgttatgaCACAGGTTCACCTGCTGGTTGACATTTAAAGCCCCAATAATCAGAGACCAAGCTATCTGAGGAACCTCCAGGCCCCCCATAACCCCACTCGCTCATTTCGATCCACAGATGAATGTCTGCTGACACTTCCCAGACCCTGTTGACACCTTCGGGTAATGAGCCTTTAGCGATGCTCAGACCTGCCAACTGTTAAAGGAAACCCCGTGTGATGTCTCCTGCCCCAGTGCAATGATGCAATACATGTTCATATACGCCCCATTCTCCCGGGCGTGATGATACAAGTCGCGTAATCAGGTCCTGCCCAATCATGCAGTACACGGTCTCACTGTGCAGCAACCCTTTTTATTCTCCCCGTTTCATTTTTACCCTCCACCCGGAGTCGGTGAGAAGGGGATGAAGCCCTGTGTCACGGTGGGGCTGTGTGAGTTGGTTGGTCTGTATGTTGATCCCGGTCTCTGAAACTCTCTGCCATACGCTCCAAGGTGTCCCGTCTCTGGAAACCTTTACAAACCTGTTTGTTTGACCTTTACAGCAGCAATCCTGCCCAGGGGGTGAAACTAGCGCCCATCCTGGGGCTCTTCCTATGGATCGGGGCATGCAGGGCCTTACACAGTGCAGCGGAGGGAGCCCACACAGGCGGCGATTGCGGAAGTCCGTGTTATGCCGGCCGGGTGGGTTTCCTCTGCCACCGGGTAAGGCCTTGCACCACAGGTAGGGCCCCAGGGGGTGGGGAGCCTGTAGAACTGCTGCTAAGATAAGTGCCGCGCAGGAGGCTGTGCCCCTGAAAGTCGTGGGCCCTGGCTCAGCCAAACCGGTGACAGTTCCGCCACTGCTCCTGCCTGAAATCATTATTGATTATTTTTACAGCattggaacgggggggggggggggaatcctccAAAGAGAGGGTGACCCTGCAAAAACCGGGATAATTGTCGAGCATGCGCAGTCGTGAGCACCGACTGTGCATGCTTGATCGGCGTTTGCCGACCACTCGTGTGATTTGGGCTTGCCGATCGTGCCTGCGCAGCCAGCAAGTGCAGACAGCGcagagaaaaaccgggacagtGGCCCGAAAAGTGAGGACCCGAGACAAATGGACAAAAACTGGGAAGTCTGGTGACCCCATCCAAAGATGATCCACGTTTTGGCTCCATAAACTTACAGATCCTGAGATGCTCACCCCCCCTTCATAATACTGTGACTTCCTATAGTCTGGCAGGACCTGCGAGACATAGCGGCCATTTTGATTTCCTAAAACAATAATGAGtacatatataatgtgtgtgtgtaatatatatatatatatttttttattattacacacacacacacaatactagaaatatattagggtgaccagatgtcccgtatATATatacgggacatctggtcacatatatatatatatatatatatatatatatatatatatatatatatatatatatatatatatatatatatatatatgatattgtTCCCCCGTTGTAATATCACGCCTGGGCCTCCCTCACTTTTTGCGGCGTCTTTCCATATCGGTATCTGCTTGATTTTGATATAATCTTTCACGCTGTAATGTTCTCGCCGCTGCTTACTGCTCAGCCCCTTCAGGTAATCTGCATTGTGGAGAAAAATAGGATATTAATAACAACATTATTATCAATAGCTGCCAATAATGGCAGCTCTGGGTCCCGTTAGGCTAAGTTCAGACAGGCTGCGATGCGACGTGCGCGCGCTTACAGAGGTGCGCACGTGCGTCACACTTTCGCTTCGgtgggtgggagttttcaaactcaAAACGACCCcggcggcaaagtacagcgttgtcGCCGCTGCACTTGAAGAATTCAAATGAAGTTGTGATTTCAAGTGGCAGTCACGTGTACCGGGAGCCGCGTCAAGCCCTGCCTCCAATCgcctcattctgtctgctggggatgagcacacatcgtCCAGCAGAGGCGCGGACGCAcggtagcagcctgtctgagctcagccttatTTTGTTGGGTAATGGGCGTTGGGGAGGCGGCCACCTCTGTACTCACTTTTCGCCTCTTTCCAGCTAACGGAAGGGGAGTTCAGGTCAATTTTCCCACTGGAAGCCATATTGGAAGCGGATGAGGAGAAGGCCTTGGAGCTGGGGATGGAAgggtgaggagaggaggagggaatagGCTGGAGCAGAGGAGAAAAAAGAAGGTGGAGGTACCCCTGCGGGTTATGGCGTCGTCCTCCTGCTctcccagaaacaaaatggcgtcGAGTTAGGAAAAAAGGCGGGAAGTAGATGGAAACAACGAACCGTGCGAAGGGGCGTGGCCTCTGTTGCGCGGGAAGACCAAAGTGGGCGGGCGTAAGGTGACTCGAATCCTGTTGAGCGCGCTGATTTGAGGAGAAGCAAAGGGCCCCAGGGAGCCAAGCACGTGACCGCGGGGCACGGGAAGCCGTTGCTTTAGAAATTATGGCGGGAAAGAAGCGAGGAGAACGGGCAGGGAGCGGGTGATTTAGGACTGAGCGCCCTCCGAGCGCGACTACAATCATCTGTGCGCCTCTATATTTAGCAAGCTGACACGAGAGAGGGGTGTGCACTTTCAGAGTTTATTATTAGTGCGCACGAATAGTTCTCCCTTATAAGTGCGAAGTTGTAACTGACAGGAGCAAGTGTGCGAGAGcgaggagggggacgacgacaccaAGGAACCAAGATTGGAACGCAAATGCGTTGCACGCTTCGCTTCCGGGTTCGGGACCACGCCTACACACTAGAGTTGCTAGTATCTGATTGGCTACTCTTTGGAGGCCCATTAATTTGCGTTTCACGCGTTGGTTTTTAAAAACACTTCCTAGTTTGGTCATCCAAACTCAGAGGAAGATTGGTTGAGCTCTAACAGAGGTTTGAGTTTTGTAATGTAGTTATATTGTCCTAATTACGAGTTTCAGAGGCCCTTTGTTCACTTAATTAATACAGATGCATGGCAGGAGAATGGGACCTGCCTCTTTGTTGACGAAAGGGGGACCTCGTAACCTTGCAAATTAGGCCTCTGTCATCACATAACATGAATCCAGTTAGTTCTAGACATTAAAACACCCATCATACAAATTGTTTTACATAAACTTTATTAGCAAAAAACGTATACAGTATAAGTATAATCAGTCTTTTATTTTACAACATGAATGTAATGTTGCAAAGAAAGAGGTGTGGGAAGCGCTAATGCGTAATTACTAGCTAACAATTTTACGTTAACGTGCAAGTGTATCCTACACACTTAAAACAATTCTTACAACATCTAAAAAGTAATAGatatatttgtacatatataGGTGAAGCTGCCTGAAAAAATAACTGATCGATGCAGATCGTTTGTTGGTATGAATGTAATGTTGTTTTGTTTAAAAGCAGCAGTGTCAGGTTGCTAAAATACTTTCAGTTGAAGTTACTGTACCAattttaaatctccctccaggggaaacaaaatggctgccaaatcacaGGCCAATTGGGAGCCACAATATcatctgttgcagcttcctattaaacagccatttaaatcccctttaccGTGTAATATTGGCCTGTGATTTGGCAGCCATTCTGGGAAGTATCGCACGATTCAGCGCTGAATGATCTCCCAGTTCCAATCCTGTAAATAAAAAGGTAAGTTCGGGTAGACTATTGCTTTCagcagtttaaccctttgggtcaCCCAAGACGTAGTCACCACATCATCGGGTCTGACACTCCATGTCGTGCCCAAGCTGTGGCCCCAGATTGGGAACGCAGGACGTGATCTGATGTGAAGGGTTAATGGAAGCGGACCCTCCTTCAGTTTCCAGGTTGAGGGCCGCTGCGGTCACATGACTGCGCTTTTCCGGAATGACAGtgcccctccggcactcaaagggttaatgagGTCTATGCTGTCACGATTTAATGAAATGGTTTACGAGGGTTGAATCTGCATTTTATGATGAACTAGCtgatagacccggcgttgcccgggtgtggaagggcagggggcatggagtggaagggcggggggggaggggcgtcgaagggcgggggggtgctgtgcctctcgcggggagaggcggagacagccggaggagcgccctcggggacggggagcggcctgtgtaaggggagagccgcagagagcgtgctgagtgtgtgtggggggggggggggtgagcggtgtggggggggggggggtgagcggtgtggggggggggggtgagcggtgtggggggggggggggtgagcggtgtggggggggggggtgagcggtgtgggggggggggggtgagcggtgtgggggggggggggtgagcggtgtgggggggggggtgagcggtgtgtgggggggtgagcggtgtggggggggggtgagcggtgtgggggggggggggtgagcggtgtggggggggggtgagcggtgtgggggggggtgagcggtgtgggggggggggtggggggggggggggggtgagcggtgtggggggggggtggggggggggggtgagcggtgtggggggggtgagcgggtgagggagagtgccgggtgagggagtggcctatgggtggtgagagccgtggggagcgctctcggggatggtcagtTGGGGGAGCggtctatgtgaggggagagccgcagagagcgagggggggtggtgtgtgtgtgtgtgtgttttgggctgtcactccgcctcaggccaatgagaggtgtgcgggggcgggcggcccaagggaccaatgagatttcccctagggacacaggccatgcagacaaacatacagtgctttcacaaatatatagtagaagaTATGAAAATTAGCTAGCAAAAGGAATTCTTCACAAACTCAGTATTTACGTTTTAAAATGTTAGACAAATCCCACTCAAAAATCCTGTTTGGGGCCAGCGTATCCATGACAACCGTCCAATGAGGGAGCTCCTTACTTGATGGCGATGTAAGGAGcgccctcattggctggtgtTCATGCATACGCTTGACAATTCAGACACTACCAGAATGTGTATAGAATTATTGGAGAATAATTGCACTGGGAGATTTCTCGctgcattttattattattgtaacccatgttcccccaccctacgGGAGAATCACTGTGATTACCTGGTGAtggtgctacctgttggttcacaggaaggCCCTGAGCATCCGCCGGTGTTGTTTGGATATAGACAGGACAGGCGTTCAGTGCTGGTGGTTCTTTCtcactggtacagcgcctccatccccaCAGGGCCTATCATAGTTTgttgcagtcccctgtggaaCACACTCATACTTTCtccctgaagaactgcagcctcaggcaggagtatataacaGCAACTTGGTTCTTTATTTCGGCAAGATACAGTACAGCAACAGCATACTGACATTTCTTAGCAAGAGAGAGTCACTCCCATTGGACCCTACATAACCAACGGATAGTGAAAAAAAGCCTGAAGCACAACTTGCCAAAACAAGTGGTATAGACAAAGACCAAAATTAAAGATTTATTGGATTAAAAAACATAACACAAACGATCCTGgcagatcctctgacgcgttttacgcacagggcgctttgtcaAATACCAGTTTTTTTGGCAAGTTGTGCTTCgggcttttttttttactatccGTTGGTCCACTGAGCATGCGCCTGGATGCACACTGAGCTGGAGATAATTTTAcgcctgttcctgtccctggttCTCGTCAATGGAGCGGGGAGTTCAAGTCTGAGCAAGGCTACGCGGCGCACAGCTGTTCTCCCCGGCGGTTCCAGTCATTACGACGATGCACGCATAGCGCAACAGCGGACGCAGACGGAACACCAACCGGAGCTGACCTACGACTACGGGTGTTTCATGGAAGAGGATCTACTTCTCACCTGCTTTCCTCTTCCAGCTGTGAATGCGGTCTGGCGTCACGCAGCTGatactgctctccctcctcctccccttggcGGCTTCTCTTCATTTAAGTGATAAACCGCGAGTAACATGCAATAGGATTGTGCTTATTGAGATTAGCCAGTTGCTCTTCACGCTGTGATACAGCGCTTATGCCAATATTCTATAGGGATAGCATAAACGGGAACCTTCGTGGAACGGAACATGAAAGCGGAACATAGCGCAGACTGATAAAACTTTATCTGGAGTAAATGAATGATAAAATACACTCACTTGGTGCTAGATCAATTAAAGCATATTGATCAGAAAATCGACGCCGGTGGCTACAATCTGGAGCGGTCTCTCAGCTCCTATACTCTGTTAGGCTCGCGTCGTCCATCCCCGCACTTCCGGGATCCCCGGATGGAAAACAGGAGGCGGATCTGCCGGCAAGCAGGTAATGCTGTGTACAGCCTCCCACTCGATCGTCACTGGATACACAACGCGTTTCACCTTTCCCAGGGTTTCATCATATGAAGTGCGGGGACGGATGACCCGAGCCTAACAGAGTATAGGAGATGAGACTGCTCCAGATTGTAGCCACCGGCGTCGATCTTATGATCAATATGCTTTAATTGATCTAGCACCATCTGAGTGTATTTTACCATTCATTTACTCCAGATAAAGTTTTATCAGTCTGCGCtatgttatgttttcttgttCCATTCCACGAAGGTTCCTGTTTATGCTATCCCTatatacagggccgccaacattgtgggtctgccggggttggcttTCCGGGCCCGGTGAGTTGGGGTGGCCCGGCTGGCACTGCATATTgggcctctggccaggcccgtctGCTGTGCCTCTGGCggctgggccccggctctcccctagcagcagcctgcatgactctgtcccacgccgacggGCCTCTCTGATGTCAGCCCACCTGAAGCGCTCTGACGTCAGTGCTCTCTGCTTCCAGCGCGcgacggcatgagagggaggcctgtcggaagctcagcgtgggacagtgagATAGAGGCATGCCGGCTGTTGCTGAGGAGAGAGTTAGAGTGCGGCCACGAGATCACCGGCAGTCAAGCCTGGCCAGAGGTGGAGCctaacttgcagtgccggccacCAGGCCCCCGACAgccacaaggtaagtcttttttttatatatgtattgtgggggtctttttaatatttattggggggttaggagtctttttatatgtattgggggtgggctttttaaaaatatgtattggggaggtgttggggaaaatgttatatgtattgggtgcttggcagtatttttatatgggttggggtattggggagggttatttttttatatggtgtgtgtgtgtttgtatgtaatCACCTGCATCTTCTCGCAGATCTTGGTGCAGCGCTGTGCATTTGCCGCCCCCCGCCGgggcgcgcgtgctacagtgcacactgggacTGCGGCCTGAggttggggccatggtgccttcacc includes the following:
- the MACROD1 gene encoding ADP-ribose glycohydrolase MACROD1 isoform X2, giving the protein MIVVALGGRSVLNHPLPARSPRFFPAIISKATASRAPRSRAWLPGALCFSSNQRAQQDSSHLTPAHFGLPAQQRPRPFARFVVSIYFPPFFLTRRHFVSGRAGGRRHNPQGYLHLLFSPLLQPIPSSSPHPSIPSSKAFSSSASNMASSGKIDLNSPSVSWKEAKNYLKGLSSKQRREHYSVKDYIKIKQIPIWKDAAKKLNVKNPDELKYSKNKVLNEKISLFRGDITKLEVDAIINAANSSLLGGGGVDGCIHRAAGPLLKLECSSLNGCETGQAKVTCGYSLPAKCVIHTVGPVVEGQLTGSQEEELRNCYRNSMNVAAEGKLHIVAFPCISTGVYGYPAEAAAEVALDTLRSYLEESKAKFERIIICVFLEKDEEIYLRKLPQYFPLAPSTFPA
- the MACROD1 gene encoding ADP-ribose glycohydrolase MACROD1 isoform X3, whose protein sequence is MIVVALGGRSVLNHPLPARSPRFFPAIISKATASRAPRSRAWLPGALCFSSNQRAQQDSSHLTPAHFGLPAQQRPRPFARFVVSIYFPPFFLTRRHFVSGRAGGRRHNPQGYLHLLFSPLLQPIPSSSPHPSIPSSKAFSSSASNMASSGKIDLNSPSVSWKEAKNYLKGLSSKQRREHYSVKDYIKIKQIPIWKDAAKKLNVKNPDELKYSKNKVLNEKISLFRGDITKLEVDAIINAANSSLLGGGGVDGCIHRAAGPLLKLECSSLNGCETGQAKVTCGYSLPAKCVIHTVGPVVEGQLTGSQEEELRNCYRNSMNVAAEGKLHIVAFPCISTGVYGYPAEAAAEVALDTLRSYLEESKAKFERIIICVFLEKDEEIYLRKLPQYFPLA
- the MACROD1 gene encoding ADP-ribose glycohydrolase MACROD1 isoform X4, whose amino-acid sequence is MIVVALGGRSVLNHPLPARSPRFFPAIISKATASRAPRSRAWLPGALCFSSNQRAQQDSSHLTPAHFGLPAQQRPRPFARFVVSIYFPPFFLTRRHFVSGRAGGRRHNPQGYLHLLFSPLLQPIPSSSPHPSIPSSKAFSSSASNMASSGKIDLNSPSVSWKEAKNYLKGLSSKQRREHYSVKDYIKIKQIPIWKDAAKKLNVKNPDELKYSKNKVLNEKISLFRGDITKLEVDAIINAVDGCIHRAAGPLLKLECSSLNGCETGQAKVTCGYSLPAKCVIHTVGPVVEGQLTGSQEEELRNCYRNSMNVAAEGKLHIVAFPCISTGVYGYPAEAAAEVALDTLRSYLEESKAKFERIIICVFLEKDEEIYLRKLPQYFPLDAVDLPCKL
- the MACROD1 gene encoding ADP-ribose glycohydrolase MACROD1 isoform X5; the protein is MIVVALGGRSVLNHPLPARSPRFFPAIISKATASRAPRSRAWLPGALCFSSNQRAQQDSSHLTPAHFGLPAQQRPRPFARFVVSIYFPPFFLTRRHFVSGRAGGRRHNPQGYLHLLFSPLLQPIPSSSPHPSIPSSKAFSSSASNMASSGKIDLNSPSVSWKEAKNYLKGLSSKQRREHYSVKDYIKIKQIPIWKDAAKKLNVKNPDELKYSKNKVLNEKISLFRGDITKLEVDAIINAANSSLLGGGGVDGCIHRAAGPLLKLECSSLNGCETGQAKVTCGYSLPAKCVIHTVGPVVEGQLTGSQEEELRNCYRNSMNVAAEGKLHIVAFPCISTGVYGYPAEAAAEVALDTLRSYLEESKAKMQWICPVSCRIWIGDY
- the MACROD1 gene encoding ADP-ribose glycohydrolase MACROD1 isoform X1; this translates as MIVVALGGRSVLNHPLPARSPRFFPAIISKATASRAPRSRAWLPGALCFSSNQRAQQDSSHLTPAHFGLPAQQRPRPFARFVVSIYFPPFFLTRRHFVSGRAGGRRHNPQGYLHLLFSPLLQPIPSSSPHPSIPSSKAFSSSASNMASSGKIDLNSPSVSWKEAKNYLKGLSSKQRREHYSVKDYIKIKQIPIWKDAAKKLNVKNPDELKYSKNKVLNEKISLFRGDITKLEVDAIINAANSSLLGGGGVDGCIHRAAGPLLKLECSSLNGCETGQAKVTCGYSLPAKCVIHTVGPVVEGQLTGSQEEELRNCYRNSMNVAAEGKLHIVAFPCISTGVYGYPAEAAAEVALDTLRSYLEESKAKFERIIICVFLEKDEEIYLRKLPQYFPLDAVDLPCKL